From Crateriforma spongiae, a single genomic window includes:
- a CDS encoding cytochrome-c peroxidase: protein MSLRQSIGFAGFQGDSWSVPIGRSSRNGSIGIAVVMLVFLFAGPNLRADDLLDRAQSHFGIVPAPDATLVSSAKVELGRALFWDTQISMGGQVSCGSCHLPESGGADPRRFSKRAKGDLTKRNSQTVFNAAYQDELRWLADRPSLQVQASGSLTGSLGHDDEESAEARLVELGYATQLKNVFGDGDDASLTDQFGRAVAAYEKTLTTPADFDRYLSGDENALKTTPRKGLTLFMDIGCVDCHSGLLLGGRQMAVFGVFGDYWTATGSTKVDEGLYAKTKQPEDRYRFRVPMLRNITATAPYFHDGSVDDLSQAVRVMAKVQLDRTLTNSECDAIVQFLNSLTGEVPRNFSPPGGE, encoded by the coding sequence GTGTCATTGCGACAATCGATCGGTTTCGCCGGATTCCAAGGTGATTCGTGGTCTGTGCCGATCGGTCGATCATCGCGGAACGGCTCGATCGGTATCGCGGTCGTCATGCTGGTCTTTCTCTTTGCCGGTCCGAACCTTCGTGCGGACGATCTCTTGGACCGAGCACAGTCGCACTTCGGCATCGTGCCGGCGCCGGATGCGACGTTGGTTTCGTCCGCAAAAGTCGAACTTGGCCGCGCGTTGTTTTGGGACACGCAAATTTCGATGGGCGGACAAGTCTCCTGTGGCAGTTGTCACTTGCCCGAAAGCGGCGGTGCCGATCCGCGACGTTTTTCGAAGCGAGCCAAGGGGGACCTGACCAAGCGGAACTCGCAGACGGTGTTCAACGCGGCGTATCAAGATGAACTTCGCTGGCTTGCCGATCGGCCGTCGCTGCAGGTCCAAGCCAGCGGGTCGTTGACCGGATCACTGGGGCATGACGACGAAGAATCAGCCGAAGCACGATTGGTCGAACTTGGATATGCGACGCAGCTGAAGAACGTGTTTGGCGATGGCGACGATGCTTCGCTGACCGATCAGTTCGGACGAGCCGTTGCGGCGTATGAAAAAACACTGACCACCCCGGCAGATTTTGATCGCTATCTATCGGGTGATGAAAACGCGTTGAAGACGACACCACGCAAAGGTTTGACGCTGTTCATGGATATCGGATGTGTGGATTGTCATTCCGGGCTTCTGTTGGGAGGTCGACAGATGGCGGTGTTTGGTGTGTTCGGCGACTACTGGACGGCAACCGGATCAACGAAAGTCGACGAAGGCCTGTATGCGAAAACCAAACAGCCAGAAGACCGGTATCGTTTTCGTGTTCCGATGTTGCGGAACATCACGGCCACTGCGCCGTACTTTCATGACGGATCGGTCGACGACCTGTCGCAAGCGGTTCGGGTGATGGCCAAAGTCCAGTTGGACCGAACATTGACGAATTCGGAATGCGATGCGATCGTCCAGTTTCTGAATTCTTTGACGGGGGAGGTTCCCCGGAACTTTTCACCACCGGGTGGTGAATGA
- a CDS encoding S9 family peptidase yields the protein MKNVLIAFAAMVLLSVGLNPNGAFSQVNELETKKVTPLLDRELFFGNPQIAGGKLSPDGKFISFMKPYQGIMNVWVKPFAEPFDKARPLTDSKRPLYGYTWTEDGKYILFVKDSGGDENMNLFAVDPNAEPESGKETPAARNLTPMEEVTARIVHASQNNPDLLWVGLNDRDKAWHDLYRLEISSGNLTPVYQNTDRITGYEFDWDDNLRLLSRTDPAGNTTLLRKDGEDLVPIYETTVTENAGVTGWDAKNENFYLVTNKGELDLMTLFRMNPETQELELLESDPQNRVDFGGLQMDRNTREIISTSYTEDKTRYYWRDKTWEANYQFLQQRFPGREIAFQSSTNDYRKFLIAVHGDRYAAEAWYFDAESRELIHQYTPRPELKEVEEFLAPMTSIRYPSSDGLEIPGYLTVPVGAEPKNLPVVVLVHGGPKGPRDRWGYNAQVQFLANRGYAVLQPNFRASGGYGKKFLNAGDLQWGKLMQDDITWGVKYLIEQGIADKSRVAIMGGSYGGYATLAGLAFTPDLYACGVDIVGPSNIFTLLDSIPPYWEAGRAFLYGMVGDPATEEGKERIREASPLFSADKISRPLLIVQGANDPRVKQAEADQIVIALRDHGHAVSYLLADDEGHGFAKPVNRMAMYAEVEAFLADQIGGRYQETMPEDVASRLEELRVDVSEVTYQPDEESDQ from the coding sequence ATGAAAAACGTGTTAATCGCTTTTGCGGCGATGGTTCTGTTGTCCGTTGGCCTCAATCCGAACGGGGCATTTTCACAAGTCAATGAATTGGAAACCAAGAAGGTGACGCCGTTGTTGGATCGCGAGCTGTTTTTTGGCAATCCGCAGATCGCCGGCGGGAAACTGAGTCCGGACGGAAAGTTCATTTCGTTCATGAAGCCCTATCAAGGCATCATGAATGTTTGGGTCAAGCCGTTTGCCGAACCTTTTGACAAGGCTCGGCCGCTGACCGATAGCAAACGACCGCTGTACGGTTACACGTGGACCGAGGATGGGAAGTACATCCTGTTTGTGAAAGATTCCGGCGGCGACGAAAACATGAATCTTTTTGCCGTGGACCCGAATGCCGAGCCAGAAAGCGGGAAAGAAACCCCGGCGGCGCGCAATCTGACTCCGATGGAAGAGGTCACGGCGCGGATCGTGCATGCCAGCCAGAACAACCCGGATCTTTTGTGGGTGGGGTTGAACGACCGTGACAAGGCGTGGCACGACCTTTATCGGTTGGAGATTTCCAGCGGAAACCTAACGCCGGTCTATCAGAATACCGACCGTATCACGGGTTATGAGTTCGATTGGGATGACAACCTTCGTTTGCTCAGCCGGACCGATCCGGCGGGCAACACCACGTTGTTACGAAAAGACGGCGAAGACCTGGTGCCGATCTATGAAACCACCGTTACCGAAAACGCGGGAGTGACCGGATGGGATGCGAAGAACGAAAACTTTTATCTGGTCACCAACAAAGGTGAATTGGATTTAATGACATTGTTTCGGATGAATCCCGAAACGCAAGAATTGGAGTTGTTGGAAAGTGATCCCCAGAATCGAGTCGATTTCGGTGGTTTGCAAATGGACCGCAACACTCGCGAAATCATCTCGACGTCCTACACCGAGGACAAGACGCGGTACTACTGGCGTGATAAGACTTGGGAAGCCAATTATCAGTTTTTGCAGCAGCGGTTTCCCGGACGCGAGATCGCATTCCAAAGTTCAACCAATGACTATCGCAAGTTTCTGATCGCCGTTCATGGTGACCGTTATGCGGCAGAAGCATGGTATTTCGATGCTGAAAGTCGTGAATTGATTCATCAATACACGCCTCGTCCCGAGTTGAAGGAGGTCGAGGAGTTTCTGGCACCCATGACGTCGATTCGCTACCCAAGCAGCGATGGATTGGAGATTCCTGGCTATCTGACCGTGCCCGTGGGGGCGGAGCCAAAAAACTTGCCGGTCGTTGTTCTGGTCCATGGTGGACCGAAGGGGCCACGTGACCGTTGGGGATACAACGCGCAAGTTCAGTTTCTGGCCAACCGAGGCTATGCGGTCTTGCAGCCGAACTTTCGCGCCAGCGGCGGCTATGGCAAGAAGTTTTTGAATGCGGGCGATTTACAGTGGGGCAAACTGATGCAGGACGACATCACGTGGGGCGTGAAGTATTTGATCGAACAAGGGATTGCCGATAAAAGCCGCGTTGCCATCATGGGCGGCAGTTACGGCGGATACGCGACGCTGGCCGGCCTGGCCTTTACGCCCGATCTGTATGCGTGTGGTGTCGATATCGTCGGCCCCAGCAACATCTTCACGCTGTTGGATTCGATCCCGCCGTACTGGGAAGCTGGGCGAGCCTTTTTGTATGGCATGGTCGGGGATCCGGCCACCGAAGAAGGCAAGGAGCGAATCCGCGAAGCAAGCCCGCTGTTTAGTGCCGACAAGATCTCACGACCTTTGTTGATCGTTCAAGGTGCCAATGACCCGCGAGTCAAACAGGCCGAAGCGGATCAAATCGTGATCGCCTTGCGGGACCATGGTCACGCGGTCAGCTATCTGTTGGCCGATGATGAGGGACACGGTTTTGCCAAGCCCGTCAACCGGATGGCCATGTATGCCGAGGTTGAAGCCTTTTTGGCCGACCAGATCGGCGGTCGCTATCAAGAAACGATGCCGGAAGATGTGGCCAGCCGCTTGGAAGAATTGCGGGTTGATGTGAGCGAGGTTACTTATCAACCGGACGAAGAATCGGACCAGTGA
- a CDS encoding FmdB family zinc ribbon protein: MPIYVYETLAASEQEKPLRFEIMQSMADEPLTRHPETGQPVRRVISGGYSLPVSSKKGGCCSSGCSCG; encoded by the coding sequence ATGCCGATTTATGTCTATGAGACCCTTGCCGCAAGCGAGCAGGAAAAGCCGTTGCGTTTCGAAATCATGCAGTCGATGGCTGATGAACCGTTGACCCGGCATCCTGAAACGGGCCAACCCGTTCGCCGCGTCATTTCGGGCGGGTACTCTTTGCCGGTTTCATCCAAGAAAGGCGGTTGCTGTTCATCCGGTTGCTCGTGCGGCTGA
- a CDS encoding Fur family transcriptional regulator, protein MGTSSAKAKSIQDDIRAAGLRATPSRVATLRMLRQAIFPMTHADVADELDEAGFDRATIFRNLIDLTDVGLLRRTELGDHVYRFERVRPGETATDSHPHFLCTACGTVSCLANLQLTTSSLRESDKVGEVAEILLRGICNDCK, encoded by the coding sequence ATGGGTACTTCTTCTGCAAAGGCCAAGTCGATTCAGGACGACATTCGCGCAGCGGGCTTGCGTGCGACGCCGTCCAGGGTGGCGACGCTTCGAATGTTGCGTCAGGCGATCTTTCCGATGACGCACGCCGATGTTGCGGATGAGTTGGACGAGGCCGGCTTCGACAGGGCGACGATCTTTCGAAACCTAATCGACCTAACCGACGTCGGTCTGCTGCGCCGTACAGAATTGGGGGATCACGTCTATCGATTCGAAAGAGTGCGTCCCGGAGAAACGGCAACGGATTCGCATCCCCATTTCCTGTGCACCGCTTGCGGAACCGTTTCCTGTTTGGCGAACTTGCAATTGACCACAAGCAGTCTGCGTGAAAGTGACAAGGTGGGCGAGGTTGCCGAGATCCTGCTGCGTGGAATTTGCAACGATTGCAAGTGA
- a CDS encoding nucleoside recognition domain-containing protein, with protein MRFMLGEAVRTPKQTDDERDTHTILVVGKESVGKSQLISSLTGRSAGETNFRGSTVRADRYRSGNTEFIDTPGILRNSDTQTTRLALDALDQQEVVLLVAQATCLDQDLSDLLPLLVGKRLAIVVTYWDKVQPGEAALEAIERLSADAGLGFVPVDARELTDRDRQRIIEALRDPPRLEKASLTARAGWRIEPKPGWMEHRIAGPLIALLFLFLPALATIYIANAAADLLHPIIASWFEPVIAAVNTTWPNWARVVLTAQQGEFGYGLLNMGPFLLVWAFPTVLMFALILGAYKASGLIERINVAIHPLMRPFGLSGRDVVRVMMGLGCNVPAVISTRSCSSCSRGSAVSAIAFGSACSYQLPATLAVLSGAAVATGTSATLLTGVLLTYLLLTTLVYLRLTSSPQSRNSLNVLMTPSRPFMQWPTLPALWREASGTVRQFLYQAMPVFAVICIIASLLAHVGALDLASRILSPVMRLFDLPSQAALPVVLASVRKDGIFLLAADDGLSFPMTAAQALTAVYLAGVLLPCLVTAMTIGRETGWKPTVKLLARQAAFATLFALILAWGGRLLL; from the coding sequence ATGCGTTTCATGTTAGGCGAAGCGGTTCGCACTCCAAAGCAGACCGATGACGAACGCGACACGCACACCATCCTGGTTGTCGGTAAAGAGAGCGTTGGAAAGTCACAACTGATTTCCTCGCTGACCGGACGCTCGGCCGGCGAAACGAACTTTCGCGGATCGACCGTCAGGGCGGATCGCTATCGTTCGGGGAACACCGAATTCATTGACACGCCGGGGATCCTGCGGAACTCCGACACCCAGACGACACGACTGGCGCTGGACGCACTCGACCAACAGGAAGTGGTGCTGTTGGTGGCCCAGGCAACCTGTCTAGACCAAGACTTGAGCGATCTGTTGCCCCTGTTGGTTGGGAAACGTCTTGCCATCGTTGTGACCTATTGGGACAAGGTTCAGCCCGGCGAAGCAGCTCTGGAAGCGATCGAACGACTGTCGGCCGACGCCGGCCTTGGTTTCGTGCCCGTCGATGCACGAGAGCTAACGGACCGCGACCGGCAACGAATCATCGAAGCGTTGCGTGATCCACCCAGGCTGGAAAAGGCATCACTCACCGCGCGTGCGGGATGGCGAATCGAGCCCAAGCCCGGATGGATGGAGCACCGGATTGCTGGTCCACTGATCGCCCTGCTGTTCTTGTTTCTGCCGGCACTGGCGACGATCTACATCGCCAATGCGGCTGCTGATTTACTGCACCCGATCATCGCAAGCTGGTTCGAACCCGTCATCGCCGCGGTCAATACAACTTGGCCCAACTGGGCTCGGGTCGTGCTGACGGCACAACAAGGTGAATTCGGCTATGGCCTGTTGAACATGGGCCCCTTTCTTTTGGTTTGGGCTTTCCCGACGGTCTTGATGTTCGCATTGATCTTGGGTGCCTATAAAGCGAGCGGCTTAATCGAACGCATCAATGTCGCGATTCATCCGCTGATGCGACCATTCGGCTTAAGCGGCCGAGACGTCGTCCGGGTCATGATGGGTCTGGGTTGCAACGTGCCGGCGGTAATCAGCACCCGTTCGTGCTCCAGTTGTTCGCGTGGCTCCGCGGTTTCGGCGATCGCATTCGGATCGGCGTGCAGTTACCAATTGCCGGCAACCTTGGCCGTTTTGTCGGGTGCTGCGGTCGCGACGGGGACCTCAGCCACGCTGCTGACTGGTGTGCTTCTGACCTACCTTTTGCTGACAACGCTTGTTTATCTGCGTCTGACATCGAGCCCACAATCACGAAATTCTTTGAATGTTTTGATGACGCCTAGCCGACCGTTCATGCAATGGCCGACGCTACCCGCGTTGTGGCGTGAAGCATCCGGAACGGTTCGACAGTTTTTGTATCAAGCGATGCCGGTCTTCGCTGTGATTTGCATCATCGCATCGCTGCTGGCTCATGTCGGTGCATTGGATTTGGCGTCTCGGATCCTGAGCCCGGTAATGAGATTGTTTGACCTTCCATCCCAGGCGGCATTGCCCGTGGTTTTGGCGTCGGTTCGCAAAGACGGCATTTTCTTGCTAGCCGCGGATGACGGATTGTCGTTCCCGATGACGGCTGCTCAAGCATTGACCGCGGTATACCTGGCCGGCGTTTTGCTGCCCTGCTTGGTCACTGCTATGACGATCGGACGTGAAACCGGTTGGAAGCCCACGGTCAAATTGCTCGCTCGTCAGGCCGCCTTTGCAACCCTGTTTGCACTCATTTTGGCTTGGGGCGGACGGTTGCTGCTGTGA
- a CDS encoding thioredoxin family protein has translation MLIACGCLLMAGCNRPHPTAATENSGDLDLPVVSGSRLEQYVRDSMQPVLVEFGVDYNCPRCAQTKGDVVRLRESLEGRVDVVRVDFNANVQTVAALGGTICPTYVLFDRGEPVLTESFPVAIDLLEGQILRQTDGPTHSPDN, from the coding sequence TTGCTGATTGCATGCGGTTGCCTGCTGATGGCCGGATGCAATCGCCCGCACCCAACGGCGGCAACAGAAAACTCCGGCGATCTTGACCTGCCGGTCGTCAGTGGAAGTCGCTTGGAACAATACGTGCGTGACAGCATGCAACCCGTTCTGGTTGAATTCGGTGTCGATTACAATTGCCCACGGTGTGCACAAACCAAAGGTGATGTGGTGCGTCTGCGAGAATCGTTGGAAGGACGCGTCGATGTGGTCCGCGTTGATTTCAATGCCAACGTTCAAACCGTGGCAGCGCTGGGCGGAACGATTTGCCCAACTTATGTGCTGTTCGATCGCGGCGAACCCGTGCTTACAGAAAGCTTTCCGGTGGCAATCGACCTGTTGGAGGGACAGATCCTGCGGCAAACCGATGGCCCCACCCATTCGCCAGACAATTGA
- the zigA gene encoding zinc metallochaperone GTPase ZigA gives MSDASKRLPVTVLSGFLGAGKTTLLNHVLANRKGMRVAVIVNDMSEVNIDAALVRDGGADLSRTDEQLVEMSNGCICCTLREDLLIEVSRLAREGRFDYLLIESTGISEPMPVAETFTFEDEDGNSLSSVAELDTMVTVVDAGNFFKDFGSWDDLSDRRLGVSEDDQRNIVDLLVDQIEFANVIIINKIDLLSAYDVEQLEQVIRRLNPNAKILRSRESRVPLEEVMGTGRFELSEAESSPGWLEVPRGQEQTETEEYGISHFVYRRDRPFHPQRLSTAMNEGFGSGQPLDGVLRSKGLMWIASRNDWAYDWSHAGCSIRMDPAGYWWAAAPADEWPEEEEIIAEIKSKIVGTYGDRHQELVFIGHAMDKNRIIEALDECLLGDDEFAQGPEAWAEYDDPFPQIELQTDEEESLETWR, from the coding sequence ATGAGCGATGCGTCGAAACGTTTACCCGTGACCGTCTTGTCGGGATTCTTGGGTGCCGGAAAGACGACGCTGTTGAATCATGTATTGGCCAACCGCAAGGGGATGCGAGTGGCCGTGATTGTCAATGACATGAGCGAAGTCAACATCGACGCGGCGCTCGTTCGCGATGGCGGGGCCGACTTGTCGCGAACCGACGAGCAGTTGGTGGAAATGAGCAACGGCTGCATTTGCTGCACGCTGCGAGAGGACTTGTTGATCGAGGTGTCTCGGTTGGCTCGGGAAGGCCGGTTCGATTACTTGTTGATCGAATCGACCGGCATCAGTGAACCCATGCCCGTGGCCGAGACCTTCACCTTTGAAGACGAAGACGGCAACAGCCTGTCCAGCGTTGCAGAATTGGACACGATGGTGACCGTGGTCGATGCCGGCAACTTCTTCAAAGACTTTGGATCTTGGGATGACCTGTCCGACCGGCGTCTCGGGGTCAGCGAAGACGACCAGCGAAACATTGTCGACTTGTTGGTCGACCAGATCGAGTTTGCCAACGTCATCATCATCAACAAGATCGATCTGCTGTCGGCCTATGACGTCGAACAATTGGAACAAGTCATTCGCCGATTGAACCCGAACGCGAAAATCCTGCGTTCCCGCGAGAGTCGTGTCCCGCTGGAAGAAGTGATGGGGACGGGGCGCTTTGAACTTAGCGAAGCGGAATCTTCGCCCGGCTGGCTGGAAGTTCCTCGAGGACAAGAACAGACCGAAACCGAAGAATACGGCATCAGCCATTTCGTCTATCGACGCGACCGACCATTCCATCCCCAGCGTCTGTCCACAGCGATGAACGAAGGATTCGGATCGGGTCAACCGCTGGACGGCGTCCTGCGAAGCAAAGGCTTGATGTGGATCGCGTCCCGAAACGACTGGGCGTACGACTGGTCTCATGCCGGCTGTTCGATCCGCATGGATCCCGCCGGGTATTGGTGGGCCGCGGCACCAGCCGATGAGTGGCCGGAAGAAGAAGAAATCATTGCGGAAATCAAGTCGAAGATCGTCGGCACCTACGGGGACCGCCATCAAGAACTGGTCTTTATCGGCCATGCGATGGACAAGAATCGCATCATCGAGGCCCTGGACGAATGCCTGCTTGGCGACGACGAGTTCGCCCAGGGCCCCGAAGCCTGGGCCGAGTACGACGACCCGTTTCCGCAGATCGAGTTACAGACCGACGAAGAAGAATCCTTGGAGACGTGGCGGTGA
- a CDS encoding NAD(P)/FAD-dependent oxidoreductase, translating into MIKAVAQTHDAGQHTLDVVVVGGGAAGIGVAVALMHAGVKNFAVLERGTVGASFAAWPAETRFITPSFPTNSIGMLDLNSIAVGVSPAFSLEVEHPTGEEYASHLRGVAQFFELPVREQTDVLRVTKVGEDFRVDTPTETLRAKHVIWAAGEFQYPRLNGFPGSEFCRHTATIPSYEELDGDDFIVIGGYESGVDAAYHLACCDKRVRLFDKACPWKDESSDPSIALSTYSLERMREDWFEQFVELFPHTPIASVKKYDDGFEVKALDGRWFPTSTPPLLAGGFEGSHQLVADLFKQRDDGFPELNENDESTLTPGLFLCGPAVRHDNHVFCFIYKYRQRFAVVAKAIATSLGLPAEELESYRKWGMYLDDLSCCGEECVSC; encoded by the coding sequence ATGATCAAAGCCGTCGCTCAAACACACGATGCCGGGCAACACACATTGGATGTGGTGGTCGTCGGTGGCGGGGCGGCCGGTATCGGCGTCGCTGTCGCACTGATGCACGCCGGGGTGAAAAACTTTGCCGTGCTTGAACGCGGTACAGTCGGTGCCTCGTTTGCCGCTTGGCCGGCGGAGACTCGATTCATCACGCCGTCGTTTCCGACCAATTCGATCGGTATGCTGGACCTGAATTCGATCGCGGTCGGCGTTTCGCCCGCTTTCAGTTTGGAAGTGGAACACCCGACCGGCGAAGAGTACGCGTCACACCTGCGTGGTGTCGCACAGTTTTTCGAGCTTCCCGTTCGCGAGCAAACTGATGTCTTGCGAGTCACCAAAGTCGGCGAAGACTTTCGCGTGGACACGCCCACCGAAACGCTTCGCGCGAAGCACGTCATTTGGGCCGCGGGTGAATTTCAATACCCTCGGCTGAACGGTTTCCCGGGCAGCGAATTCTGTCGACACACGGCAACCATCCCCAGTTATGAGGAATTGGACGGCGACGACTTCATCGTCATCGGTGGCTACGAAAGTGGTGTCGACGCGGCCTATCACCTCGCTTGCTGTGACAAACGTGTTCGGCTGTTCGACAAAGCGTGTCCGTGGAAAGACGAGAGCTCCGACCCCAGCATCGCGCTGTCGACGTATTCGCTGGAACGGATGCGTGAAGATTGGTTCGAACAATTCGTCGAACTCTTTCCGCACACGCCCATCGCCTCGGTCAAGAAATACGACGACGGCTTTGAAGTCAAAGCACTGGACGGCCGCTGGTTTCCGACGTCCACACCGCCGTTGCTTGCCGGCGGGTTCGAAGGCAGTCACCAATTGGTCGCTGACCTTTTCAAGCAACGCGATGACGGCTTTCCCGAGCTGAACGAGAACGACGAATCGACGCTGACCCCGGGGTTGTTCCTGTGTGGTCCCGCGGTCCGTCACGACAACCACGTTTTCTGTTTCATTTACAAATACCGTCAGCGCTTCGCGGTCGTTGCCAAGGCCATTGCGACTTCCCTGGGCTTGCCCGCGGAGGAACTGGAATCCTATCGCAAGTGGGGCATGTACCTGGATGACCTGTCGTGCTGTGGCGAGGAATGCGTTTCATGTTAG
- a CDS encoding CobW family GTP-binding protein — MPAKQFNRIPTNVIIGFLGSGKTTAIAKLVDKRPAGQRWSILINEFGKVSIDHALVNSSLDGVAVEELGGGCACCTLALVFKPLLAQFIRRTKPDRLILEPSGVSHPANVIDILRSPNFATAIDLRNIICLIDPKDFDDVRWRETAVFQDQVQLADIVILNWTDSRDRELIDRCRTWIESFRPPKQLILETSFGEIDSELLDRQFDTLYFPMFADAHRSPEDDSTSATELHPVSDPHHHNHDHTDKEAAPPQPAPGRPVRFQNSDADYDACGWIFHVDDIFDRDELLDLLGYVHPIVRLKGVFRCDDDWWTINRAKDGTSYATSAYRRDSRLEIILDRKTPGWDDFEAKLLGCLRPAGD; from the coding sequence GTGCCGGCAAAACAATTCAACCGAATCCCCACCAATGTGATCATCGGGTTTCTTGGTTCCGGGAAAACAACGGCCATTGCGAAGCTGGTCGACAAGCGGCCGGCGGGCCAGCGCTGGTCGATCCTGATCAACGAATTTGGAAAGGTTTCGATCGATCACGCGCTGGTCAATTCCAGCCTGGACGGCGTCGCAGTGGAAGAATTGGGCGGCGGTTGTGCCTGTTGCACCCTGGCGTTGGTCTTCAAGCCATTGCTTGCACAATTCATCCGCCGGACCAAGCCCGATCGTTTGATCTTGGAACCATCCGGCGTCAGCCATCCGGCCAATGTGATCGACATCTTACGCAGCCCCAACTTCGCCACCGCGATCGATCTTCGAAACATCATCTGTTTGATCGATCCCAAAGACTTCGATGATGTTCGATGGCGGGAAACCGCAGTTTTTCAGGATCAAGTGCAACTGGCGGACATTGTCATCTTGAACTGGACCGACAGCCGAGACCGCGAATTGATCGATCGCTGTCGCACGTGGATCGAAAGCTTTCGTCCGCCAAAGCAGTTGATCTTGGAAACCAGTTTCGGCGAAATCGATTCAGAACTGCTGGACCGACAATTCGACACCCTGTATTTCCCGATGTTTGCCGACGCCCATCGGTCACCCGAGGATGACAGCACGTCGGCCACCGAGCTTCATCCGGTTTCCGATCCCCATCATCACAACCACGACCACACCGACAAGGAAGCAGCCCCACCCCAACCGGCACCGGGACGCCCCGTCCGGTTTCAAAATAGTGATGCCGACTACGACGCGTGCGGATGGATCTTTCACGTCGATGACATCTTCGATCGTGACGAGCTGCTGGACTTGCTCGGATACGTTCATCCCATCGTGCGACTGAAAGGCGTCTTCCGGTGTGACGACGACTGGTGGACCATCAACCGTGCAAAAGACGGCACCAGTTATGCGACGTCGGCCTATCGCCGTGACAGTCGGCTGGAAATCATCCTGGATCGAAAGACTCCCGGCTGGGATGACTTCGAAGCCAAGCTTTTGGGTTGCCTGCGTCCGGCCGGCGACTGA
- a CDS encoding MerC family mercury resistance protein, translating to MSSELFVIDPAPAGGAEPVAKSGWSGWSDWAGMVASVGCAIHCAAMPFVIAYLPALGLSFLADEAFHQWMAVGCFAIALTAFVPGLRKHGRLTPVVIGSVGLVMISVAAFGFAGDCCAACEGATTASTVAPTDPASGVNAVVSSDDCTEACCPHCAADESSTAESDTAEQTPPSSSSQLVATLVPWMTPLGGIVLVSAHLLNRRFGCSCGCCEDETAAVTA from the coding sequence GTGAGCAGTGAGTTGTTTGTGATTGATCCGGCGCCCGCCGGTGGGGCCGAACCGGTTGCGAAATCCGGGTGGTCCGGTTGGAGCGACTGGGCCGGAATGGTTGCGTCGGTGGGGTGCGCGATTCACTGTGCCGCGATGCCGTTTGTGATCGCCTACCTGCCCGCACTAGGACTTAGCTTCCTGGCCGATGAAGCGTTCCACCAATGGATGGCCGTCGGTTGTTTCGCGATTGCATTGACCGCGTTCGTTCCGGGCTTGCGGAAACACGGCCGCTTGACGCCGGTGGTGATCGGCAGCGTCGGCTTGGTGATGATTTCGGTCGCCGCATTCGGATTCGCCGGCGATTGCTGTGCGGCGTGCGAAGGAGCGACAACCGCATCGACGGTGGCCCCGACGGATCCGGCGTCCGGGGTCAACGCCGTCGTTTCGTCAGACGATTGCACTGAAGCTTGCTGTCCACACTGCGCTGCGGACGAAAGCTCCACAGCTGAAAGCGACACCGCCGAACAAACGCCTCCATCATCGTCAAGCCAACTGGTTGCCACGTTGGTTCCCTGGATGACGCCGCTGGGCGGTATCGTCTTGGTCTCGGCGCATTTGTTGAATCGACGATTCGGCTGCTCGTGCGGTTGCTGCGAAGACGAAACCGCAGCGGTGACCGCATGA